CCATCAGCTCCACCGAGCGGGGGATCTTCACGGCGACCAACTGCTCGGGTCCTGCGCCCTGTTCGACGAGCCAGTGCGCCAGTTGGTTGGCGCGCCGGTTGAACTCCGCGTAGCTGAGCGTCTCCTTCTCGCCGATCAGCGCGACCGCGTCCGGCGTCCGCTCCGCCTGCGCCTCGAAGGCTCCCGGCAGCGTGTCCACGGCCACCGGATGCGCGGTGTCGTTGATCCGGCTCACCAGCCAGTCGCGCTCGTCGTCGCCGAGCACGTCCACGGCCGCCACCGGCACCGACGGGTCCTGCAGCACCTGCTCCAGGACCCGGACGAGCCGGGTGGCGATCTCCTCGGCGGCGTCGTGGCCGTAGAGGTTCTTCTGGTAGTCGAGGGAGAGCCGCAGATAGGGGTCGGAGGAGTTGAGGGTGAGCGGGTAGTGCGAGCCCGCGAACGGGCGGATCGCGTCGATCGTGATGCCCGCCGCGCTGTTCGCGTCGACGATGCCCTCGCGGTCGACCGGGTAGTTCTCGAAGACGACGATCGTGTCGAACAGGGAGGGCAGCCCGGTGCCGCGCTGGATGTCGGCCAGGCCGTAGTAGTGGTGGTCGATGAGGGAGATCTGGCGGTTCTGCAGATCGGTGATGACCTCGCCCAGGCTGAGTCCGGGGCGGCACAGCGCCCTGGTCGGCAGGGAGTTGATGAACAGGCCGACCATTTCGTCGCTGCCGATCACGTCCGCCGGGCGGCCGTTGACGGCGGCGCCGAACACCACGTCCTGCTGCCCGGTCAGCTTCGATACGAGGATCGCCCACGCGCCCTGCAGCAGGGTGTTGAGCGTGACGCCCAGTTCGGCCGCACGCCGGGCGAGTTCGCGCCCCTTGTCGATCGTCAGCGGTACTTCGACGCGGCCGAGCGACGCCGCCTCGCCCTCGGGTACGAGGCCCGCGGCGACCAGGGTCGGCTCGTCGAACCCTTCGAGCTCGGCCTGCCAGCGGGCGGCCGAGGCGTCCCGGTCCTGGCGGGTGAGCCAGGCCAGGTAGTCGCCGTAGGAGCGGACGGGGGCGAGCTCGGCGGATTCGGCGTACAGCCGGATCAGATCGGTGATCACCATCGGGGACGACCAGCCGTCGAACAGGGTGTGGTGCGCCGTGAGGATCAGCTTGGACCGCTGCGGGCCGCAGGTCAGCTGGGCCAGGCGGAGCAACGGCGGCCGTGCCGGGTCGAGTTGGTCCGCGCGGTCGTCGGCGAGGGCCGCGTCGAGGGCGGCGTCCTGCTCGGCCTCGTCGAGGCCGGTCAGGTCGAGGTGGCACCAGGGCAGGGATACGTGTTCGGCCACGACCTGCACCGGTTCGCCGTCGGCGGTGGTGAGGAACGCGGACCTGAGGTTCGGGTACCTGTCGAGCAGGGCCTGGCCGGCCGCCCGCATGCGTTCCGGGTCGACGTGTCCGGACAGGTGCAGGACGAACTGCATGTGGTAGACGTCGAAGGAGCCTTCGGCGAGCGCCGCCTGGAACTGAATGCCGGACTGTCCCGGGGCCTGCGGCCACACCTCGACCAGCGGGCCGTAGCTCTGCTCCCAGCCCTCGATGTCGTTCTGGCGCACCGTCACGAGGCGGGCGTCCGAGGGGGTGAGCCCGCCGATCTGCGGGCGCGCGGCGTACGCGGCCATGCCGTGCAGCACCTGGACCCACAGCTCGGCCAGTTCGGAGGTCCGCTCGCGGGTCAGCACCCCGGTCGGGAACATGAACGCGGCCTGCAGCCGCGGCCCTTCGGGGGTGTCCGTGGCGACGGAGTTGACTTCGAGGGCGGACAGCGCGGGCAGGTCGGGGTCGGGTTCCGCGATGAGCTCGGCGGACCAGGAGGCCGGGCCCCATCCGTCGGTGCGCAGGTGCTCGGGTACGTCGGAGTCGGAGATCCGGCCGAGGTAGTTGAAGCCGATCTGCGGGACCGGGAGGTCGGCGAGCTGTTCGGCGGTCTCCGGGTTGAGGTGGCGCAGCAGCCCGTATCCGAGGCCCTTGTCCGGGACCTCGCGCAGCTGCTCCTTGACCCGCTTGATCGCCTTCGCGGCGTCCTGGCCACCGGCGAGGACGTCGGACAGGTCCGCTCCCCGGACGTCGACCCTGGCCGGGTACATGGTGGTGAACCATCCGACGGTGCGGGAGAGGTCTGCGCCGGGTACGGCGTCCTCCTCGCGGCCGTGCCCCTCCAGGCGGACGAGGGTGGAGCTGTCGGCGCCGCGCCACCGGTTCACAGCGAGGGCGAGCGCGGCGAGCAGCACGTCGGTGCCGGTGCCCCTGAACGCCGCGGGGAGCTTGGTCAGCACCGCCTCGGTGACGTCGGCGGGCAGCTGCACCCGTACGGTCTCGACCGTGGACCAGAGGTCCAGCGCCGGGTCGAACGCCCTAGCCCCCAGCGGGGGGTTGGGGGATTCGAGCAGGTCCCGCCAGTACGTCAGTTCCGCCTCCCGTTCCGGGGAGAACGCCTCGTCGGAGAGCGCGGACGCCCAGCGGCGGGCCGAGGTGCCGACGGCGGGCAGTTCGGGGGTCTTCCCTGCGCGGACGTGCTGCCAGGCTTCGGCGAAGTCCGACATGAGGATCCGCCAGGAGACTCCGTCGACGACCAGGTGGTGCAGGACCACCAGCAGCCGGCCCGCACCCGAGGGTGCGGCGAACCAGACGAAGTCCGCGACGGTCCCGGCCTCGGGGTCGAGCCGGCCGACCGCCTCGTACAGTTCCGCCTTGGCCGCGGCCAGCGAGGACGGTTCGTCCCAGCGGCCGTCGCAGTCGACGCGGTGGATCAGGTCCGCCGCTCGTACGCTGCCGGCGGCGCGTGCGACGAGGGTGGACTCGTCGCCGCGTACGAGCTGCGCGCGCAGGAGGTCGTGCCGGTCGAGTACGGCGTCGAGCGTCGCGGCGAGGCCGTCCGCGTCGATGCCGGTGGGCAGTTCGAGGACCATCGACATGGCGAAGCGGTTCGTCCCGCCGCCGTGCTCGAAGACCTGTTGGGCGACCGGCTGCAGCGGCATCGGTCCGACGCCGCCGCCTTCGAGTTCGGCGAGTACGGGCGCCTGTCCCTGGCGGTCGGAGGCCACCTCGGCGAGGCGGGCCGCCGTACGGCATTCGAAGATCTCCCGGGTGGAGACCTCCAGGCCGCGGGCCCTGGTCCGGGCCACCACCTGGATGGAGCGCAGGCTGTCGCCGCCCACCGCGAAGAAGTCGTCGTCGACTCCGACGCGGTCGACGCCGAGCACGTCCGCGTACGCCGCCGCGATGATCAACTCGGCCTCGGTGCGCGGCTCCCGGTAGGCCTCGCCGAGGAACTCCGGTTCGGGCAGGGCCGAACGGTCGAGCTTGCCGGTCGGGCCGAGCGGCAGCCGGCCGAGGGTCACGAAGGCCGAGGGCACCATGTAGTCGGGCAGCCGGCTCGCGACGAACTTGCGCAGTTCGGCCGACGAGGCTCCGGCCAGTACGTCCACGTCGCCGATTCCGCCCGCGCCGTCGTCACCGACTGCTCCTTCGCCGGTGTGCACGACGTACGCGACGAGCCGGCGTCCGCCCGAGGGCACTTCGCGGCTGATGACCACCGCCTGGCTGATCCCCGGGTGCTGGGTGATCGCCGCTTCGACCTCGGAGGTCTCGATGCGGAAGCCGCGGACCTTCACCTGTCCGTCCCCGCGCCCGACGCACTCCAGCTGTCCCTGGGCGTTCCAGCGGGCCAGGTCGCCGGTGCGGTACATGCGCTCGCCTGCGGGGCCGTACGGGTTCGGTACGTAGCGCTCGGCGGTCAGGCCGGGTCGGCCGTGGTAGCCGCGGCCCAGGCAGGTGCCGACGACGTACAGCTCGCCGATCACGCCCTGCGGGACCGGGGCGAGCCCCGGGCCGAGGACGTAGGCGCGCATGTTCCCCAGCGGGGTGCCGATGGGCGCGACATCGCTGTCCGCCCACTCCTCGGACGCGGCGAGGGAGAAGGTGGTGGCGTAGAAACTCTCGCTCTGGCCGTACGAGTTGACGATCTGGACTCCGGGGAGGGCCTCGCGGACCTGCCGCACCAGCCGGCCCGGGAGCACGTCGCCCGCGAACACGACGGTGCGCACGTCCGGCGCCTTGTCGAGGTGGCCCAGGAGTTCCCCGAGGACCGAGGGGACCCCGCTGATCACCTGCCCGTTCCAGCTGTCCCGGTCGGCGAGGGCCAGCGCGTTCGCCACCAGTTCGGCCGTGCCGCCGGTGGTCAGGGTGGTCAGCAGCTCGAAGACCGATACGTCGAAGTTGACCGAGGTGCCGGCCAGCATCCGCCAGCCGGGCGGCGCGTCGAGGACGCGCACCAGCTCCTGAACCCCGCCCACGACGCCCCGGTGGGTGATCGTCGCGCCCTTCGGCTTGCCCGTGGAGCCGGACGTGAACATGACGTACGCCAGGTTGTCCGGCCCGAGCGGCGCGGTCCGCCGCGCGTTGTCCGGTGCTCCCGCGGGCACGTCCCAGTCGGCGCGGCGGTCGAGGTCGACGGTCGTGATGTTGTTGGCCGGCATGTCCTGCCAGGTCGCGGTGGAGGTGACCGCGAAACGCGGCGCCGCCTCGGACAGCACGCTCTCCGCCCGCCCGCTGAGGTACTGCGGGTCCAACGGCACATATCCGGCACCGGACTTGAGGATCCCGAGGAGGCCGGCCACGAGGTCCTCGGTGCGCGGCAGCGCGAGGACCACGAGGTCCTCAGGGCCGGCACCGTGCCGGATGAGCTCCCAGGCCACGCCGTTCGCCCGGTCGTCGAGCTCCCGGTAGGTCAGCGTCCGGCCGTCGCACTCGACCGCCGGAGCGTCGGGTGTCCTGGCCACCTGGCTCTCGAACAGCTCGGGAATCGTCAGCTCGGAGGCTTCCGCGTCACTGCCGTCGAACCGGAGCAGCCGGTCGCGTTCGGTCGCGTCGAGTACGTCGACGGTGGCGATCGCACGCTCCGAGTCGGCGACGAGCCGGTCCAGCACACGGACGAACCGCTGCGCGATGCCCTCCGCCGTGTCCCGGTCGAAGAGTCCGGTGGCGTACTCGAGACGGCACTGTGCGCCGCCCGCGCCGTCCGGGAGCAGGTCGAAGAAGAGGTCGAACTTGGCGGTGCCGGTCTCGAGCCGCTCGGCGCGGACCTGGAGGCCGGGCAGCTCCATGGGCGGCACGGGGGGCTGCCAGGAGAGCATGACCTGGAAGAACGGGTTGTACGCGGTGGACCGGTCCGGGTTGAGCAGCTGCACGAGCCGCTCGAAGGGCATGTCCTGGTTGTCGTACGCGGCGAGGGAGCGGTCCCGTACCTGCTGGAGCAGTTGGCGGAAGGTCGGGTTGCCGGAGAGGTCGGCGCGCAGCACCCAGGTGTTGACGAAGAACCCGACGAGGTCGCGGAGGTCCTCGTCGGTGCGGTCGGTGATCGGCGCGCCGATCGACACGTCGTCACCGCATCCGAGGTGGTGCAGGAGCACGGCGAGCGCCGCGTGCATGACCATCGACACCGTGGTGTCCTGCTGTGCGGCCAGCTTCTCGACGGACGCGAGCAGTCCGGGCTCGATGGAGAACGGGATGCGGTCGCCCTCGGCGCTCATCGCCCGGGGCCGCGGGCGGTCCGTCGGGATGGCGAGCGGCTGCGGCAGGTCGGCCAACGCGTCGCGCCAGTAGGCGAGTTGGCGGGCCGCCACGCTCTCCGGGTCGTTCTCGTCTCCCAGGAGGTCCAGCTGCCAGAGCGTGTAGTCCGCGTACTGCACCGGGAGCGGCTCCCACGCGGGGGCGCTGCCCTGCCTGCGGGCCGCGTAGGCCTCGGTGAGGTCGCGGAACAGCGGTCCGAAGGACTCGCCGTCCACGGCGATGTGGTGTGCCACCACGACCAGAGTGTGCTCGCCCGGTCCGCTCTTCAGCAGCCGGGCGCGGATCGGCGCGTCCGCGGCCAGGTCGAAGGTCGCGGTGGCCACCTCGTCGACCGCCGCCGCCAGTGCGTCCTGCGCGACCTCGACGACCGGCAGGGCGAACGGCTGCTCCCCTGTGCCCAGCACCTGCTGGTGCGGAACACCGTCGTCGCCCTCGACGATCACCGTACGGAGGACCTCGTGGCGGTCGATGATGTCGCGGAGCGCCGACTCCAGCGCCGCCACGCTCAGTTCACCGGTCAGCCGCAGGGCGAACGCGCCGTTGTAGGTCGGCGAGGGCCCTTCGAACCGGTCCACGAACCACAGCCGGCGCTGCGCGAACGACAACGGGATCATTGTTTCTCCAAATTCGGCAGAACCACGAGGGGGCGAGTCGTCACTCAGCTGAGGTCGAGCAGGGTGAGGAGTTCGTCGTTGTAGAAGTCGTCGATGGAGCACGCCCCCGACAGCGTCGAGAAGTACCGGTCGATGTGCTCCTGGTGGCCGACCAGCTTCTGCAGCATGTCGGCCCGTCCCTGGGGCTTGAGTTCGGCCGTGTTGAGGGCGCCCTGGTAGTGGCTGAGGGCTTCGCCGCTGAGGTTGTTCTCGTAGCGGCGCAGCGCCGACTTGAGCGCCGCTTCGTCGTGCAGCTGGTCACCGATGTAGTCGGTGAGCGACTGGGCCTGGGCGAAGGCTTCGGTGATGCCGCGGGCGGTGATGGAGTCCTTGTGGTTCACCGCGTCGCCGACCAGCACCCAGCCGGGTCCGTAGGCCTTGCGGAAGTAGTTCTCCTGGTGGCCGGTGCCGTAGAGCTGTTCCTCGCGCTTGCCCGCCATCATCCGCTCGTACAGTGCGGGCGCGGTCGTGCGGAAGCTGTCGAGGTAGAAGGGCTCCACTCCCTTGCGGACGTCGTTGTACTCGTCCTGCGGGAAGTAGGTCATGAGGAGCGTGAGGTCGTCGTTGGTGGGGATGACGCCGATCCAGCGGCCCGGCCGCTCGTACAGCTCGAAGTGCGAGGGGACCCCCGACCAGTAGCTGTAGTAGGTGCAGCTGACCCGTGCGTGCTCGACGACGTTCTGCGCGCCGGCCTTGCGGGCCACCAGCGAGCGCATGCCGTCGGCGCCGACGACGAGGGGGGCCCGTTCCGTCGTCTCGGTGCCGGCGGGCGTGGTGTACCGCACACCGACGACCCGGTCGCCCTCCCACAGCAGGTCCTTGACGGCGCAGCCCTGCTGGAATTCCACGCCGGCCTCGACGGCTCCTTCGGCGAGGATCGGGTCGAGTACGTACCGGCGCGGGGCGTAGGTGTAGTGCAGGTCGTCGAGCGGGAGCGAGAAGCCCTCGATCCGGACGTCGGGACCCTCGTAGCTCTGCTTCGTGATCTGCCTGCAGCCCGCGTCGCGCAGCTTGTCGAGCAGCCCCCACCGGTTGAGGAGCGACATGCCCTGCATATGGATGTAGTGCGAGGACAGTGTGTCCAGAGGGAATTGCGCCTTTTCGAGAAGCAGGACCCGATAGCCCTTCTTCGCGAACAGCATGGCCGTCGGCGAACCCGCACAACGGGCACCGATGACAATCACGTCGTACATGGCTCGCCTCTCTTACCGGGGGTGTGAATTGGATGGAAGCTACGCGGTCATGGCACGCAGGGATTCGATGTACGAGGAGATCGACTTCACGGTCGGGTTGAGGAACATCTGGTCCATCGGGACCTCGACGCCCAGATCCGTCAGGAACGCTCCCTGGATCTTGACCATGATCACGGACTGGCCGCCCAGGGCGAAGAAGTCGTCGTCGATCGATATCTCGTCACGCTGGAGTTCCC
The sequence above is drawn from the Streptomyces sp. NBC_01465 genome and encodes:
- a CDS encoding non-ribosomal peptide synthetase; translated protein: MIPLSFAQRRLWFVDRFEGPSPTYNGAFALRLTGELSVAALESALRDIIDRHEVLRTVIVEGDDGVPHQQVLGTGEQPFALPVVEVAQDALAAAVDEVATATFDLAADAPIRARLLKSGPGEHTLVVVAHHIAVDGESFGPLFRDLTEAYAARRQGSAPAWEPLPVQYADYTLWQLDLLGDENDPESVAARQLAYWRDALADLPQPLAIPTDRPRPRAMSAEGDRIPFSIEPGLLASVEKLAAQQDTTVSMVMHAALAVLLHHLGCGDDVSIGAPITDRTDEDLRDLVGFFVNTWVLRADLSGNPTFRQLLQQVRDRSLAAYDNQDMPFERLVQLLNPDRSTAYNPFFQVMLSWQPPVPPMELPGLQVRAERLETGTAKFDLFFDLLPDGAGGAQCRLEYATGLFDRDTAEGIAQRFVRVLDRLVADSERAIATVDVLDATERDRLLRFDGSDAEASELTIPELFESQVARTPDAPAVECDGRTLTYRELDDRANGVAWELIRHGAGPEDLVVLALPRTEDLVAGLLGILKSGAGYVPLDPQYLSGRAESVLSEAAPRFAVTSTATWQDMPANNITTVDLDRRADWDVPAGAPDNARRTAPLGPDNLAYVMFTSGSTGKPKGATITHRGVVGGVQELVRVLDAPPGWRMLAGTSVNFDVSVFELLTTLTTGGTAELVANALALADRDSWNGQVISGVPSVLGELLGHLDKAPDVRTVVFAGDVLPGRLVRQVREALPGVQIVNSYGQSESFYATTFSLAASEEWADSDVAPIGTPLGNMRAYVLGPGLAPVPQGVIGELYVVGTCLGRGYHGRPGLTAERYVPNPYGPAGERMYRTGDLARWNAQGQLECVGRGDGQVKVRGFRIETSEVEAAITQHPGISQAVVISREVPSGGRRLVAYVVHTGEGAVGDDGAGGIGDVDVLAGASSAELRKFVASRLPDYMVPSAFVTLGRLPLGPTGKLDRSALPEPEFLGEAYREPRTEAELIIAAAYADVLGVDRVGVDDDFFAVGGDSLRSIQVVARTRARGLEVSTREIFECRTAARLAEVASDRQGQAPVLAELEGGGVGPMPLQPVAQQVFEHGGGTNRFAMSMVLELPTGIDADGLAATLDAVLDRHDLLRAQLVRGDESTLVARAAGSVRAADLIHRVDCDGRWDEPSSLAAAKAELYEAVGRLDPEAGTVADFVWFAAPSGAGRLLVVLHHLVVDGVSWRILMSDFAEAWQHVRAGKTPELPAVGTSARRWASALSDEAFSPEREAELTYWRDLLESPNPPLGARAFDPALDLWSTVETVRVQLPADVTEAVLTKLPAAFRGTGTDVLLAALALAVNRWRGADSSTLVRLEGHGREEDAVPGADLSRTVGWFTTMYPARVDVRGADLSDVLAGGQDAAKAIKRVKEQLREVPDKGLGYGLLRHLNPETAEQLADLPVPQIGFNYLGRISDSDVPEHLRTDGWGPASWSAELIAEPDPDLPALSALEVNSVATDTPEGPRLQAAFMFPTGVLTRERTSELAELWVQVLHGMAAYAARPQIGGLTPSDARLVTVRQNDIEGWEQSYGPLVEVWPQAPGQSGIQFQAALAEGSFDVYHMQFVLHLSGHVDPERMRAAGQALLDRYPNLRSAFLTTADGEPVQVVAEHVSLPWCHLDLTGLDEAEQDAALDAALADDRADQLDPARPPLLRLAQLTCGPQRSKLILTAHHTLFDGWSSPMVITDLIRLYAESAELAPVRSYGDYLAWLTRQDRDASAARWQAELEGFDEPTLVAAGLVPEGEAASLGRVEVPLTIDKGRELARRAAELGVTLNTLLQGAWAILVSKLTGQQDVVFGAAVNGRPADVIGSDEMVGLFINSLPTRALCRPGLSLGEVITDLQNRQISLIDHHYYGLADIQRGTGLPSLFDTIVVFENYPVDREGIVDANSAAGITIDAIRPFAGSHYPLTLNSSDPYLRLSLDYQKNLYGHDAAEEIATRLVRVLEQVLQDPSVPVAAVDVLGDDERDWLVSRINDTAHPVAVDTLPGAFEAQAERTPDAVALIGEKETLSYAEFNRRANQLAHWLVEQGAGPEQLVAVKIPRSVELMVAIYAVVKAGAAYVPVDTELPEDRVRHVLNSAKPLLVLDEQLPDVAAYPDTDPQRTLSPDNAAYAIFTSGSTGGPKGVPVAHRAIMNRLKWGIGHFQVGAEDRVLLSTTASFDVSVPELFAPLQVGAAVVIARPDGRRDPAYLAELIRRERVTGADFVPSLLEAFVAEPSAKECTSLRWIEVAGEAFPPALANRFVELLPQCSANNVYGPTEAAVEVTAWQHVPGSDRLPIGAPIWNTQVYVLDSALRPVAPGVTGELYLAGAQLARGYLGQTGLTSNRFVACPFGEPGSRMYRTGDVVRWTADGQVEYIGRADFQVKIRGFRIELAEIEQALTAHPDVDSAVAVVREDNADDQRLVAYVVPSGATAPDALDLTALTELAREHLPQYMVPSAIVPLAEFPKTPSGKLDRNALPAPDRTEAATGRGPRTPNEEVLCRLFAELLGVEEIGIDVDFFENGGHSLLATRLIGRIRNELDVDVKVTTVFRSPTVAELADRIEKSGKKSNRLQLRQMNV
- a CDS encoding NAD(P)/FAD-dependent oxidoreductase, with the translated sequence MYDVIVIGARCAGSPTAMLFAKKGYRVLLLEKAQFPLDTLSSHYIHMQGMSLLNRWGLLDKLRDAGCRQITKQSYEGPDVRIEGFSLPLDDLHYTYAPRRYVLDPILAEGAVEAGVEFQQGCAVKDLLWEGDRVVGVRYTTPAGTETTERAPLVVGADGMRSLVARKAGAQNVVEHARVSCTYYSYWSGVPSHFELYERPGRWIGVIPTNDDLTLLMTYFPQDEYNDVRKGVEPFYLDSFRTTAPALYERMMAGKREEQLYGTGHQENYFRKAYGPGWVLVGDAVNHKDSITARGITEAFAQAQSLTDYIGDQLHDEAALKSALRRYENNLSGEALSHYQGALNTAELKPQGRADMLQKLVGHQEHIDRYFSTLSGACSIDDFYNDELLTLLDLS
- a CDS encoding phosphopantetheine-binding protein, yielding MISESVRAIWCRELQRDEISIDDDFFALGGQSVIMVKIQGAFLTDLGVEVPMDQMFLNPTVKSISSYIESLRAMTA